A region from the Gossypium hirsutum isolate 1008001.06 chromosome A08, Gossypium_hirsutum_v2.1, whole genome shotgun sequence genome encodes:
- the LOC107893556 gene encoding mitochondrial outer membrane protein porin 4, giving the protein MAGPAPFVDLGKKAKDLLTKDYNFDQKFTLSMLSTTGMGLTATGLKKDQNFFGDINTVYKSGSTTVDMKVDTYSNVSTKVTVNDVWPCSKAALSFRIPDHKSGKLDVQYLHPHAAIDSSIGLNPTPLLELSATIGSKELALGGEIGFDTASASFTKYTAGINMNKPDFSVALLLTDKGQALKASYIHSVNPFTCVAAEMAHRFSTYENTFTIGSSHAVDPFTVVKTRFSDNGKVAMLCQREWRPKSLVTFSAEYDSKAINASPKMGLALALKP; this is encoded by the exons ATGGCTGGACCAGCACCATTCGTAGATCTGGGAAAAAAAGCCAAAG ACCTCCTGACAAAAGATTACAATTTTGACCAGAAGTTTACTCTTTCAATGCTGAGCACCACGGGAATG GGACTTACAGCCACAGGACTCAAGAAGGACCAAAATTTTTTTGGTGACATAAATACTGTGTATAAGAGTGGAAGTACTACTGTGGATATGAAAGTTGATACCTATTCTAAT GTGTCTACAAAAGTGACTGTCAATGATGTCTGGCCATGTTCCAAAGCTGCTCTAAGTTTCAGGATACCTGATCACAAGTCTGGCAAG TTGGATGTCCAATATCTTCATCCTCATGCTGCCATTGATTCTAGCATTGGCCTGAATCCAACTCCCCTATTGGAGCTTTCAGCAACAATTGGCAGCAAGGAGCTTGCTTTGGGTGGTGAAATTGGATTTGATACAGCTTCTGCTTCTTTTACCAAGTACACTGCTGGGATCAACATGAACAAGCCAGATTTCTCTGTTGCTCTTTTGCT GACTGATAAAGGTCAGGCATTGAAGGCATCTTATATCCATTCTGTCAACCCCTTCACTTGTGTTGCTGCTGAAATGGCTCATAGATTTTCCACCTACGAAAACACTTTCACCATTGGAAGTTCTCATGCTGTGGATCCTTTTACCGTGGTAAAAACACGGTTCTCTGACAATGGAAAGGTTGCAATGCTGTGCCAACGTGAATGGAGGCCCAAGTCACTTGTAACATTTTCGGCAGAGTATGATTCAAAGGCCATAAATGCATCCCCTAAGATGGGGCTTGCCCTTGCTCTCAAGCCTTGA